A region of the Sphingomonas sp. S2-65 genome:
CGCGCGCGGTCCTCGGGCGTGATGACCGGGGACAGCGCTTCTTCCAGCACCTTCTGGTGACGGCGCTGGAGCGAGCAGTCGCGCTCCCCCAGATGGATGGCGTTGCCATTGCCGTCGCCGAACACCTGGAACTCGATGTGGCGCGGATTGCCGAGATATTTCTCGAGGTAAACGGTCGCGTCGCCGAACGCGGCCTTCGCCTCGCTGCCCGCCTGCTGCATCAGCGTTTCGAGCTGGTCCTCGGACGTGCACACCTTCATGCCGCGCCCGCCGCCGCCAGAGGCAGCCTTGATGATCACCGGATAGCCGGCGCGCGCCGCGATCTCCTTGGCCTCGGCCAGGTCGCTGATCGGCCCGTCCGAGCCGGGGACGAGCGGCAGGCCCAGGGCGCCGGCGGTGCGCTTGGCCTCGATCTTGTCGCCCATCGTGCGGATATGCTCGGGCTTGGGACCGACGAACAGCAGCCCGTGCGCTTCGACGATCTCGGCGAACTGCGCGTTCTCCGAGAGGAAGCCGTATCCCGGATGGATCGCGTCCGCGCCCGAAATTTCGGCTGCCGAGATGATGTTGGGGATGTTGAGATAGCTCTCACCCGCAGGGGGCGGCCCGATGCAGATCGCCTCGTCCGCCAGGCGCACATGCATCGCGTCGGAATCGGCGGTGGAATGCACTGCCACCGTCTTGATGCCCATTTCGTGGCACGCGCGGTGGATGCGCAGCGCGATCTCGCCTCGGTTGGCGATCAGAAGCTTCTTGATCTGCGGCATGCTTACTCGACGACCACGAGCGGCTGGTCGAATTCGACGGGCTGGCCGTTCTCGACCAGGATTGCCTTGACGGTGCCGGCGCTGGGCGCGTTGATGGTGTTCATCACCTTCATCGCCTCGATGATCAGCAGCGTGTCGCCGGCCGCGACCTTGTCGCCCACGCTCACAAAGGTCTTCGCCTCCGGATTGGGCTTCAGATAGGCCGTGCCGACCATCGGCGACTTGACTGCGTTCTGCGTGGCCGCAGGCGCCGGCGCGCCGACTTCGCTCGGTGCCGCTGCGGGTGCCACGGAAGCAGGCATCGCCATTTGCGGCGCCGGCGCCATGTGCACGGCGGGTGCCGCCTGCACCTTGCGCGCGACGCGGACGCGGCGGGTGCCGTCCTCCACTTCGATTTCGGTTAGCTGCGTATCATCGAGCACGGCGGCGAGCTGACGTACCAGCTCGATATCCACCTGCATCGCCCCTGAATTATTGTTCTCGGCCACAGACGACCCTTTTTGTACGAATGAAACCGCGCCCTCTGTCAGAGTCGCGCGGCGGCTTCAAGCGCGAGCATGTAGCTGAGCGCGCCAAAGCCGGCGATGGTTCCGCGCGCGGCACGACCGGCGAAGCTGGTATGCCGGAAGTCCTCGCGCGCATGTGGATTGGATAGATGCACTTCGATCACCGGCGTGGTGATGCTCCGAATCGCGTCGTGCAACGCGACCGAGGTATGCGTGTAGCCGCCCGGATTGAGGATCACCGCCTGCACGCCGCGCGCCTGCGCTTCGTGCAGCCAGTCGATCAGATGCCCTTCATGATTGGACTGGCGCATGTCGATCACCAGGTCGAGCTCACGCGCCCGGTCCTCCATCTGTCCGGCGATGTCGTCCAAGGTGTCATGGCCATAGATCTCCGGCTCGCGCAGCCCCAGCAGGTTGAGATTGGGACCGTTGAGGACATAGATCGTGTCGGCCAAGGAGTTGCCTTTCGGTTGCGGCTTCAGCGGGGCGGACCCTATATGACCCAGCGTCCCCGATCAAATTTCAAGGCTGGTTCATGCACACCGACGGTACCGTCTCCATCAGCGTCAATGGCGAGCACAAGCGTGTCACCGCCGGCCTCACCATCCTCAAGCTCGCCGAAGAGATGGGACTGGTGCCGGAAAAGATCGCGGTGGAGCGCAATCTCGAAGTCGTGCCGCGCTCGACTCTGGGCGAAGTGCTGGTCGAGGATGGCGACGAGCTGGAGATCGTCCATTTCGTGGGCGGCGGCGACCATGCCGGCGCGGTGACTGCGGACGATAGCTGGAGCGTCGCGGGCAAGACCTTCCGCTCGCGGCTGATCGTCGGCACCGGCAAGTACAAGGACTTCGCCCAGAACGCGGCGGCGGTGGAAGCCAGCGGCGCGGAGATCGTCACGGTGGCGGTGCGCCGCGTGAACGTCAGCGACCCGACCGCGCCGATGCTGACCGACTATATCGATCCCAAGAAGATCACCTATTTGCCCAACACCGCCGGCTGTTTCGATGCCGACAGCGCGATCCGCACGCTGCGGCTGGCGCGCGAAGCCGGCGGCTGGGAGCTGGTGAAGCTCGAAGTGCTCGGCGAAGCCCGCACGCTCTATCCCGACATGGTCGAGACGCTGCGCGCCACCGAAGTGCTGGCCAAGGAGGGCTTCAAGCCGATGGTCTATTGCGTCGACGATCCGATCGCTGCCAAGCGGCTCGAGGATGTCGGCGCGGTGGCGATCATGCCGCTCGGCGCGCCGATCGGGTCGGGCCTGGGCATCCAGAACCAGGTGACGATCCGCCTGATCGTCGAGGGTGCCAAGGTGCCGGTGCTGGTCGATGCCGGCGTCGGCTCGGCGTCCGACGCGGCGGTGGCTATGGAACTGGGCTGCGACGGCGTGCTGATGAACACGGCGATCGCGGAAGCCAAGGATCCCATCATGATGGCGTCGGCGATGAAGGCGGCGGTGGAGGCGGGGCGGCTGTCCTACCGCGCCGGGCGCATGGGGAAGCGCCGCTATGCCGATCCGTCGAGCCCGCTGGCCGGCCTGATCTGATGCGCACGGCGCTGCTCGCCGGATTGCTGGCGCTGGGGGCGTGCAACCCGCAGCCCGGCCAGAATGGCGGCAGCACCAACAGCGTCGGCCGCGTCGCCGCCGAGCCGGTGACCCTGACCACCTCGGACGGGGTGCGAGTCGATGGCGTCTATACCCAGGTCGAACATCCCCGCGCGCTGATCCTGCTGTTCCACCAGGACGATTCCGGCAAGGATGAATATGCCCTGATTGCGCCGCGGCTGGCGCAGACAGGCTATTCTTCGCTGCGGATCGACCAGCGGCGGGGCGGCGCCCTGTTCGGCGGTAATGCCACCGCGCAACGGCTGGGCAAGCGCGTCGGCTATCTCGATGCCATGCCCGACCTCGTCGCGGCGCTCGACTGGGCGAAGCGGCAGAAGCTGCCGGTGATCCTGTGGGGCAGCAGCTATTCGGCTTCGCTCGCCGTCCTGCTCGCCGCTGATCGCCCCGGGGACGTCGCCGCGGTGCTGGCCTTCTCCCCGGGCGAGTATTTCGACGACACGCACCTCCTCGCGCGGGCGGCGGCCAAGCTCCGTACGCCGGTGTTCGTCACCTCCGCGCAGGAAGGGCGTGAGATCGATGGGGCGCGCGCAGTGATCGATGCGGCGCCTGCCCAGGCCAAGGTGCAGTTCGTGCCCAAGCTGGGCGGCTTCCATGGTTCCTCGACGTTGCTGCGCGAACGCAATCCCGAGGGCGCGGAGCCGGCGTGGAAGGCCGTGACCGGCTTTCTCGATACGGTGGCCGCGGCGAAGCGTTAGGAACCCTGCGGGCGCCTGGCCGTTATCTTCTGCAACGGGATGCAAGAGCGCCAACAGGGTGCCGGCCCCGCAGCCAGGAGAATGATCATGGGTGAACTTACCGACAAGATCAAAGGCAATGTCGACGAACTCGTCGGCAAGGTGAAGCAGCAGTCGCCGAACCCCGAGACGCGCGACGAAGGCGCCGCGCAGCAGCTCAAGGGCAAGGGCGAGCAGTTCACCGGCAAGGTCAAGGGCGCGCTCGGCGACGACATCTGACCTGATACGTGCTTACGCAGGGGAAGGGGCGGTCCGGAAACGGGCCGCCTCTTCTCGTTTCAGTCGTTGACGTAGAAGGCCCAGAGCCGGCTCGGCAGCCGGGCCGCCGCGAAGCGCACCGGACTGCGCGCCGGGCCGACCTCGCAGACGGAGAACGACTCGGTCTGCGACGAATCGAGCGGATTGGGCAGGCGCACGGTCTGGCCGTTCAGCCAGCGCCATTCCTGCTGCCACACCCTCACGCCATTGAGCGCGAATTGGTCGTTTTCCTTGCCGATATGTACGCTACGCCACGACATGCATGTCTCCTTCCGCCCGCATCATAGCGGGGGAGGGTTCAGCGATTCCTAATGGCGGCGATCGTGGTTGCCGCAGTGATCACTTCGACATCGGTCTTGAGGTGGAGCAGGCGCACGCCGCTTTGCGACAGCGCGCGGGCCAGTGCGGGCGCGAACGCCTCGGTCCGCTCCACCGTTTCCGCCCAGCCGCCAAAGGCGCGGGCCAGCGCGGCAAAGTCGGGATTGCGCAAGGTCGTGCCCGACAAGCGTGTGGGAAATTCGCGCTCCTGGTGCATGCGGATCGTGCCATAGGCGGCATTGTCGACGACGATCACCAGCAGGTTCGCGCC
Encoded here:
- the aroQ gene encoding type II 3-dehydroquinate dehydratase, which encodes MADTIYVLNGPNLNLLGLREPEIYGHDTLDDIAGQMEDRARELDLVIDMRQSNHEGHLIDWLHEAQARGVQAVILNPGGYTHTSVALHDAIRSITTPVIEVHLSNPHAREDFRHTSFAGRAARGTIAGFGALSYMLALEAAARL
- the accB gene encoding acetyl-CoA carboxylase biotin carboxyl carrier protein, with protein sequence MQVDIELVRQLAAVLDDTQLTEIEVEDGTRRVRVARKVQAAPAVHMAPAPQMAMPASVAPAAAPSEVGAPAPAATQNAVKSPMVGTAYLKPNPEAKTFVSVGDKVAAGDTLLIIEAMKVMNTINAPSAGTVKAILVENGQPVEFDQPLVVVE
- a CDS encoding CsbD family protein, whose translation is MGELTDKIKGNVDELVGKVKQQSPNPETRDEGAAQQLKGKGEQFTGKVKGALGDDI
- the thiS gene encoding sulfur carrier protein ThiS; its protein translation is MHTDGTVSISVNGEHKRVTAGLTILKLAEEMGLVPEKIAVERNLEVVPRSTLGEVLVEDGDELEIVHFVGGGDHAGAVTADDSWSVAGKTFRSRLIVGTGKYKDFAQNAAAVEASGAEIVTVAVRRVNVSDPTAPMLTDYIDPKKITYLPNTAGCFDADSAIRTLRLAREAGGWELVKLEVLGEARTLYPDMVETLRATEVLAKEGFKPMVYCVDDPIAAKRLEDVGAVAIMPLGAPIGSGLGIQNQVTIRLIVEGAKVPVLVDAGVGSASDAAVAMELGCDGVLMNTAIAEAKDPIMMASAMKAAVEAGRLSYRAGRMGKRRYADPSSPLAGLI
- a CDS encoding alpha/beta hydrolase; the encoded protein is MRTALLAGLLALGACNPQPGQNGGSTNSVGRVAAEPVTLTTSDGVRVDGVYTQVEHPRALILLFHQDDSGKDEYALIAPRLAQTGYSSLRIDQRRGGALFGGNATAQRLGKRVGYLDAMPDLVAALDWAKRQKLPVILWGSSYSASLAVLLAADRPGDVAAVLAFSPGEYFDDTHLLARAAAKLRTPVFVTSAQEGREIDGARAVIDAAPAQAKVQFVPKLGGFHGSSTLLRERNPEGAEPAWKAVTGFLDTVAAAKR
- the accC gene encoding acetyl-CoA carboxylase biotin carboxylase subunit — translated: MPQIKKLLIANRGEIALRIHRACHEMGIKTVAVHSTADSDAMHVRLADEAICIGPPPAGESYLNIPNIISAAEISGADAIHPGYGFLSENAQFAEIVEAHGLLFVGPKPEHIRTMGDKIEAKRTAGALGLPLVPGSDGPISDLAEAKEIAARAGYPVIIKAASGGGGRGMKVCTSEDQLETLMQQAGSEAKAAFGDATVYLEKYLGNPRHIEFQVFGDGNGNAIHLGERDCSLQRRHQKVLEEALSPVITPEDRARMGGIVAKAMADMAYRGAGTIEFLWEDGEFYFIEMNTRLQVEHPVTEMITGMDLVREQIRVAEGHPLSVRQDEIEFRGHAIECRINAEDPKTFAPSPGKVTYFHAPGGMHVRVDSGIYAGYKIPPYYDSMIAKLIVFGRTREGCIRRLRRALEEFVVEGVKTTIPLHQALLDEPDFQSGNYTIKWLEEWLAKQDA